DNA from Ignisphaera sp.:
AGATAGGTGAGGATCCAAGAGATCCTGGGGGTTATTTTATAATAGATGGCACAGAAAGGATAATTGTTGCTCAAGAGGATCTAGCACCAAATAGGGTGATAGTTGACTATGGTCAGGAGGGACTAAACGTTACCCACACTGCAAAGGTAATATCTTCTATAACAGGCTTTAGGGTGCCTGTAATTCTTGATAGGCATAGAGATGGCACTCTGCACATCTCATTCCCGGCGGTTCCAGGAAAAATACCGTTTGTAGTATTAATGCGAGCGCTTGGCATGGAGACTGACAGAGACATTGCGTTAGCTGTATCTCCTGATCCAGATATACAGAAAGAGTTGTTTTCATCGTTTGTTCAAGCAAGTGATATTGCAACGGTTGACGATGCTTTAGACTACATAGGTTCGAGGGTTGCAATAGGACAGGTGAGGGAAAGTAGAATTGAGAGAGCCAAGTATATACTCGATCACTATTTCCTTCCTCATCTGGGAACCAGACCTGAGGATAGACTAAGAAAAGCTCTTTTCCTAGGACAAATGGCATGTAAACTAATAGAGTTTGTCTTGGGGAGAAGACCTGCTGATGACAAGGATCATTATGCTAACAAGAGGATAAGGCTTGCTGGAGATATGCTAGCACTTCTATTTAGAGTTGCTTTCAAGGCGTTTCTAAGAGATCTAAGGTACCAAGTTGAGAGAGCAAAGGTTAAGGAGAGGAGGGTGAATATAGGGCTGTATGTTAGAAGCGACATTATTACAGAGAGAATCAGACATGCCATGGCAACTGGTACATGGATTGGTGGGAGAACAGGCGTAAGCCAGATAATAGACAGAACAAACTGGTTGTCATCACTAAGCCATATGAGAAGAGTCATCTCACCATTAAGTAGAAGCCAGCCACACTTCGAAGCTAGAGATCTTCATGGGACACAGTTTGGGAGATTATGTCCCTTTGAGACACCAGAAGGACCTAACTGTGGGCTTGTTAAAAACCTTGCATTAATGGTTACAATATCTGTTGGTGTACCTGAAGAAGAGGTGCTGAATACACTGTATTCACTAGGGCTGATGCCACTTACAGAGGTTTTCAATAAGCTTAGAAACAATGAGCTAGACTATGAGGTTGTGTCTAGGTGGAGCAAGGTTTATTTAAATGGAACATTAGTAGGCTATGTTGCTGATGGAGAGGCGTTCGTTAAGACTATTAGGGGGTTGAGAAGAGCTGGAAAAATAAGTTATGAAGTTAATGTAGCACAGTATAAGACTCGATACATAAACGAGGTTTACGTCAATTGTGATTCTGGTAGAATGCTTAGACCACTTCTCATAGTTGAGAATGGAAAGTTGAAAATCTCGAAAGAGCATATAGAAAGGATCAGAAATGGAGAGCCTTTCGAAATTTTGTTGAAGGAGGGAGTCGTTGAGCTATTAGATCCAGAAGAGGAGGAGAATGCACTGATAGCAATCAATCCAGAGGATATAACAGAGGAGACAACACATGTCGAGATATGGCCTCCTGCGATAATGGGTGTCTCAGCATCTACGATACCATATGCTGAGCATAACCAATCCCCTAGAAACGCATATCAATCGGCTATGGCTAAACAAGCCCTAGGCTTTTACATGGCCAACTTCCTACTAAGAGTTGATACAAGATCACATATATTGCACTATCCGCAAGTACCGCTTGTTCAAACAAGAGCCCTCTCAATAATAGGGTACAACGATAGGCCATCTGGCCAAAACATGATTGTGGCTGTAATGAGCTATACAGGATACAATATGGAGGACGCGTTAATAATGAATAAATCGTCTGTAGATAGAGGGCTGGCAAGGTCGAACTTTTTCAGGTTGTACTCGACTGAGGAGCTTAAGTATCCAGGTGGCCAAGAGGATAGGATCGAAATCCCAGATACAAAGGTTATAGGTTATCGGGGCAAGGAGGCATATACAAAACTTGAAGAAGATGGAATAGCAAAGGTCGAGGCAATGGTTAGGGGAGGTGAAGCGGTTATAGGGAAGACAAGTCCACCAAGATTTGTAGAAGAGTTTAGAGGCTATGGAATTCTAGCCCAGAGAAGAAAGGACTCCTCCGCAACTGTCAGACATGGAGAAGTTGGGTGGGTTGACACTGTATTCATATCAACGTCAGCTGAAGGACATAGGATAGTGAAGGTGAAGGTAAGAGACCTCAGAATACCTGAAATAGGAGATAAGTTTGCTTCCAGACATGGTCAGAAAGGTGTTATAGGGGCTCTAATACCGCAATATGACATGCCATTTACAGTAGATGGGATAACACCAGATATAATAATCAATCCACATGCACTACCATCTAGAATGACCCTGGGCCAACTTATGGAGAGTATAGCTGGGAAGGTAGCCGCGCTGAGAGGTAGGTTTGTTGATGGCACGCCATTTTACGAGGAAAACATAGAGGATTTGAAGAAGCAGCTATTTGTGTTTGGCTATCCAATGGATGGAACAGAGCCCATGTATGATGGTAGAACAGGAGAGTTTGTAGGGAACCCAATATTCATTGGAATAGTCTATTACCAGAAGCTTCATCACATGGTCGCAGACAAGATACATGCAAGGCCAAAGGGACCTGTACAGCTTTTGACTAGGCAGCCCACAGAAGGTAGGGCAAGAGAGGGTGGGCTGAGATTCGGCGAAATGGAGAGAGATGCGATAATTGGTCACGGAGCTTCAGCATTATTGAGAGAGAGAATGCTTGAGAGCTCAGACAAAACAGTCATCTATGTTTGTGAGCTCTGCGGTTTTATTGGATGGTACAATAAGAAAAGAGAGGTCTATGAATGCCCAATACATGGCGATAAAGGTGTATTACACCCAGTGGTAGTTCCATATGCGTTTAAGCTGTTAATCCAAGAGATGATGAGCATGGGGATTAAGCCAAGGCTAATTTTATCAGATAAACATGAGAAATACGTTGCATGAGGTGAATGTATGTGAGTGAAGAGAAGATTATCTCAGGAATAAAGTTTGGTATTCTATCTCCAGATGAGATAAGAAAAATGTCTGTTGTTCAAATAACATCTCCCGAGACTTATGAAGAGGATGGAACACCTAGAGCGCATTCGGTT
Protein-coding regions in this window:
- a CDS encoding DNA-directed RNA polymerase subunit B is translated as MSSISILDKSSVHASLGPIPQPHPQSKILSSNDRWTIIEAFIKEKGITKHHIESYNTFLERTLREIIMEEPVIETSIPGYKLIIKDFRLGEPQVREVDGSINRNITPMECRHRDLTYAIPIHITIVPIENNVAGTPVEVMVGEVPLMVKSSKDPVARLSEEDLIKIGEDPRDPGGYFIIDGTERIIVAQEDLAPNRVIVDYGQEGLNVTHTAKVISSITGFRVPVILDRHRDGTLHISFPAVPGKIPFVVLMRALGMETDRDIALAVSPDPDIQKELFSSFVQASDIATVDDALDYIGSRVAIGQVRESRIERAKYILDHYFLPHLGTRPEDRLRKALFLGQMACKLIEFVLGRRPADDKDHYANKRIRLAGDMLALLFRVAFKAFLRDLRYQVERAKVKERRVNIGLYVRSDIITERIRHAMATGTWIGGRTGVSQIIDRTNWLSSLSHMRRVISPLSRSQPHFEARDLHGTQFGRLCPFETPEGPNCGLVKNLALMVTISVGVPEEEVLNTLYSLGLMPLTEVFNKLRNNELDYEVVSRWSKVYLNGTLVGYVADGEAFVKTIRGLRRAGKISYEVNVAQYKTRYINEVYVNCDSGRMLRPLLIVENGKLKISKEHIERIRNGEPFEILLKEGVVELLDPEEEENALIAINPEDITEETTHVEIWPPAIMGVSASTIPYAEHNQSPRNAYQSAMAKQALGFYMANFLLRVDTRSHILHYPQVPLVQTRALSIIGYNDRPSGQNMIVAVMSYTGYNMEDALIMNKSSVDRGLARSNFFRLYSTEELKYPGGQEDRIEIPDTKVIGYRGKEAYTKLEEDGIAKVEAMVRGGEAVIGKTSPPRFVEEFRGYGILAQRRKDSSATVRHGEVGWVDTVFISTSAEGHRIVKVKVRDLRIPEIGDKFASRHGQKGVIGALIPQYDMPFTVDGITPDIIINPHALPSRMTLGQLMESIAGKVAALRGRFVDGTPFYEENIEDLKKQLFVFGYPMDGTEPMYDGRTGEFVGNPIFIGIVYYQKLHHMVADKIHARPKGPVQLLTRQPTEGRAREGGLRFGEMERDAIIGHGASALLRERMLESSDKTVIYVCELCGFIGWYNKKREVYECPIHGDKGVLHPVVVPYAFKLLIQEMMSMGIKPRLILSDKHEKYVA